The following are encoded together in the Peromyscus leucopus breed LL Stock chromosome 1, UCI_PerLeu_2.1, whole genome shotgun sequence genome:
- the Dmrt3 gene encoding doublesex- and mab-3-related transcription factor 3, translating into MNGYGSPYLYMGGPVSQPPRAPLQRTPKCARCRNHGVLSWLKGHKRYCRFKDCTCEKCILIIERQRVMAAQVALRRQQANESLESLIPDSLRALPGPPPPGDATATAAAASQSSPASQQSQPPAPPRPAAELAATAALRWTAEPQPGTLPAQLAKPDLTEERLGDGGSAADNAAAEAFSDKDTDQRSSPDAVKGKNCFTPESPEIVSVDEAGYAMQKNGGNPEGCPDSPKYHAAAEQSHLLIEGPSGTVSLPFSLKANRPPLEVLKKIFPNQKPTVLELILKGCGGDLVSAVEVLLSSRSSAAAGTERTAEESLVLPSSGHLFEHTLGSYPISSSKWSVGSAFRVPDTLRFSAADSSSVVPNPLAVPLQHPFPQPPRYPLMLRNTLARNQSSPFLPNDVTLWNTMTLQQQYQLRSQYVSPFPSNSTSVFRSSPPVLSSRTTEDPRISIPDDGCPIVTKQSIYTEDDYDERSDSSDSRILNTSS; encoded by the exons ATGAACGGCTACGGCTCCCCCTACCTGTACATGGGCGGCCCGGTGTCGCAACCGCCGCGGGCGCCCCTGCAGCGCACGCCCAAGTGCGCGCGCTGCCGGAACCACGGGGTGCTGTCCTGGCTCAAGGGCCACAAGCGCTACTGTCGCTTCAAGGACTGCACCTGCGAGAAATGCATCCTGATCATCGAGCGGCAGCGGGTCATGGCGGCTCAGGTGGCGCTGCGCCGGCAGCAGGCCAACGAGAGCCTGGAGAGCCTGATCCCGGACTCGCTGCGGGCTCTGCCGGGGCCCCCTCCGCCGGGGgacgccaccgccaccgccgccgccgcctcgcaGTCGTCGCCAGCCTCCCAGCAGTCCCAGCCGCCCGCGCCGCCTCGTCCCGCCGCCGAGTTGGCTGCAACCGCCGCGCTGCGCTGGACCGCGGAGCCCCAGCCCGGGACGCTGCCGGCGCAGCTCGCCAAGCCAG ATCTGACTGAGGAGCGACTTGGGGACGGCGGCAGTGCAGCAGACAACGCTGCTGCGGAGGCCTTCAGCGACAAAGACACGGACCAGAGGAGCTCCCCAGATGCGGTCAAAGGCAAGAACTGCTTCACTCCGGAGAGCCCCGAGATCGTGTCCGTGGATGAAGCGGGGTACGCCATGCAGAAAAACGGGGGCAACCCCGAGGGCTGCCCGGACAGCCCCAAGTACCACGCCGCCGCCGAGCAGAGTCATCTTCTGATCGAGGGCCCGTCGGGGACCGTCTCGCTGCCCTTCAGCTTGAAAGCCAACCGGCCACCCCTGGAAGTGCTGAAGAAAATCTTCCCCAACCAGAAGCCCACTGTGCTGGAGCTCATCCTGAAAGGCTGCGGGGGCGACCTGGTCAGTGCCGTGGAGGTCCTGCTGTCCAGCCGCTCCTCGGCGGCGGCGGGCACGGAGCGGACGGCCGAAGAGAGCCTGGTGCTGCCCTCCAGCGGCCACCTCTTCGAACACACGCTGGGCTCctaccccatctcctcctccaagtGGTCGGTGGGCTCGGCCTTCCGAGTCCCCGACACCTTGCGCTTTTCGGCGGCGGACTCCAGCAGCGTGGTCCCCAACCCCTTGGCCGTGCCCCTGCAGCACCCTTTCCCCCAGCCACCCCGGTACCCACTGATGCTGAGGAATACTTTGGCCCGAAACCAGTCGAGCCCCTTTTTGCCCAATGATGTCACCCTGTGGAACACCATGACGCTGCAGCAGCAGTACCAGCTGAGGTCTCAGTACGTCAGCCCCTTCCCTAGTAACTCCACCAGCGTCTTCCGGAGCTCGCCCCCCGTGCTCTCCTCCCGCACCACAGAGGACCCTCGGATCTCCATCCCCGACGATGGGTGTCCCATCGTGACCAAGCAGTCCATCTACACAGAGGATGACTATGACGAGAGGTCTGACTCCTCGGACTCGAGAATACTCAACACGTCATCCTAA